In Streptomyces sp. NBC_00483, a single window of DNA contains:
- a CDS encoding amidohydrolase, translated as MPRSPEHTLLVTGAAVAAAGTTVRAEALAVRGERIVHVGTVEEARAALGGRVDEELTLDGGLVHPGFVDAHCHPVMYGQALAWVDLRPERVPDIDTLVEVLTEAARELPAGVPVRGFGYEHRRLAEGRHPSCHDLDRVADDREVYVMNASGHGGVVNSHTLRTCRITAGTPSPEGGSIGHFENGEPDGQLWDAACDLLTGPAGVKIGNHGPNFHLSEPEDIMADHLLRAQEVFLAAGVTTIGDAQVSRREMETYLRARSDGSLRMRVSAYLTSALLDTALELGAVRGFGDDLFRIQGVKFYADGTLGGWTAYFPEGYAADCCHHGQLYHSFEEYAEIVRRAHAAGLQTATHAQSPYAIGMVLDAIEKAQADRPRNDMRHRVEHSGLPTDEQIERMGALGVVPVMQPQHHLRTGDGTLTAIGEMGHRYNPAGRCPGAGVPVVFSSDAPVAPPAPLEAVSAAATRRTVLGTVLGDESLRLPVEAGLHAHTGAAASALHREHEVGALAPGMLADFCVLDADPLTVAADELAGIRVRETWIGGSRVWSLRG; from the coding sequence ATGCCCCGCTCCCCCGAGCACACGCTCCTCGTCACCGGCGCCGCCGTAGCCGCCGCCGGCACCACCGTCCGGGCCGAGGCCCTCGCCGTCCGCGGCGAGCGCATCGTGCACGTCGGCACCGTCGAGGAGGCCCGCGCCGCGCTCGGCGGCCGGGTCGACGAGGAGCTGACGCTCGACGGCGGCCTCGTCCACCCCGGCTTCGTCGACGCCCACTGCCACCCGGTCATGTACGGGCAGGCGCTCGCGTGGGTCGACCTGCGCCCCGAGCGCGTACCGGACATCGACACGCTCGTCGAGGTGCTGACCGAGGCGGCCCGCGAGCTGCCCGCGGGCGTCCCGGTGCGCGGCTTCGGCTACGAGCACCGGCGCCTCGCCGAGGGCCGCCACCCCAGCTGCCACGACCTGGACCGCGTCGCCGACGACCGCGAGGTCTACGTCATGAACGCCTCCGGACACGGCGGCGTCGTCAACTCCCATACGCTGCGCACCTGCCGGATCACCGCCGGCACGCCGTCGCCCGAGGGCGGCAGCATCGGCCACTTCGAGAACGGGGAGCCCGACGGACAGCTGTGGGACGCCGCCTGCGACCTGCTCACCGGGCCTGCCGGCGTGAAGATCGGCAACCACGGACCGAACTTCCACCTCTCCGAGCCCGAAGACATCATGGCCGACCATCTGCTGCGCGCCCAGGAGGTGTTCCTCGCCGCCGGTGTCACCACGATCGGCGACGCGCAGGTCTCGCGGCGCGAGATGGAGACGTATCTGCGGGCGCGGTCGGACGGTTCGCTGCGCATGCGTGTGTCCGCCTATCTCACCTCGGCGTTGCTCGACACTGCTCTGGAGCTGGGCGCTGTGCGCGGCTTCGGCGACGACCTGTTCCGCATCCAGGGCGTGAAGTTCTACGCCGACGGCACGCTCGGCGGCTGGACCGCGTACTTCCCCGAGGGTTACGCCGCCGACTGCTGCCACCACGGGCAGCTGTACCACTCGTTCGAGGAGTACGCGGAGATCGTCCGCCGTGCCCACGCCGCCGGTCTGCAGACCGCGACGCACGCCCAGTCCCCGTACGCCATCGGCATGGTGCTCGACGCGATCGAGAAGGCGCAGGCCGACCGGCCGCGTAACGACATGCGTCACCGCGTGGAGCACTCCGGTCTGCCGACCGACGAGCAGATCGAGCGGATGGGCGCGCTCGGCGTCGTCCCCGTCATGCAGCCGCAGCACCATCTGCGCACCGGCGACGGCACGTTGACCGCGATCGGTGAGATGGGGCACCGCTACAACCCGGCGGGCCGCTGCCCCGGGGCCGGTGTGCCGGTCGTCTTCTCCTCGGACGCGCCGGTCGCGCCGCCCGCGCCGCTGGAGGCGGTGTCCGCGGCGGCCACGCGGCGGACGGTGCTCGGCACGGTCCTCGGTGACGAGTCGCTGCGGCTGCCGGTCGAGGCCGGTCTGCATGCGCACACTGGGGCGGCGGCGAGTGCGCTGCACCGTGAGCACGAGGTGGGTGCGCTCGCGCCCGGCATGCTCGCCGACTTCTGCGTCCTCGATGCGGATCCGCTGACCGTGGCCGCGGATGAGCTGGCCGGGATCCGGGTGCGGGAGACGTGGATCGGCGGCAGCCGGGTGTGGTCGCTTCGCGGGTAG
- a CDS encoding MFS transporter, translated as MTDRTTSRSPQSPFRTAFAALSGTSIEWYDFYAFATAAAIVFNDVFFPADMPTALKTISSFATFAVGFLLRPLGGIVFGHIGDRVGRKKTLVITLLMMGIASFAIGLLPTYDQVGVLSPILLITLRLIQGIAIGGEWGGAVLIAVENAPKGKATFFGSFAQLGSSVGALLSTGMFSLMNLFGDSAFNSWGWRVPFLASAVLVAIGLVVRTKLEDSPVMDDIHAAEAEKDTPSRLPVAEVLHKDWKTVLTGVFALATATGGYYVVTSYLLSYGTGSLHLSESMLLNGLSLAAFLELVVTPLLALLGDKVGAHKVVVAGLAGVVLLSIPQFMVLGGGSVVLIYLMMLAMRLVMSALYGPMAAILADGFAPHVRYTGISLSYQVCNMIFAGFAPVAAVWLSSLAGGAYWPPAAALMVVSAIGIWCTLRLRVHFERRVAAVDSTATQEKVPV; from the coding sequence TTGACGGACCGCACCACGTCCCGCTCGCCGCAGAGTCCGTTCAGGACGGCGTTCGCCGCTCTGTCCGGTACGTCCATCGAGTGGTACGACTTCTACGCCTTCGCCACCGCCGCGGCGATCGTGTTCAACGACGTCTTCTTCCCCGCCGATATGCCGACGGCACTGAAGACGATCTCGTCCTTCGCGACCTTCGCCGTCGGCTTCCTGCTGCGTCCGCTCGGCGGCATCGTCTTCGGGCACATCGGCGACCGCGTCGGCCGCAAGAAGACGCTCGTCATCACGCTCCTGATGATGGGCATCGCCTCGTTCGCGATCGGCCTGCTGCCGACGTACGACCAGGTCGGCGTCCTCTCCCCCATTCTGCTGATCACGCTGCGCCTCATCCAGGGCATCGCGATCGGCGGCGAGTGGGGCGGCGCCGTGCTCATCGCCGTCGAGAACGCGCCCAAGGGCAAGGCCACCTTCTTCGGCTCGTTCGCCCAACTCGGCTCGTCCGTCGGCGCGTTGCTGTCGACCGGCATGTTCAGCCTCATGAACCTCTTCGGCGACTCCGCGTTCAACAGCTGGGGCTGGCGCGTGCCGTTCCTCGCCTCCGCGGTCCTCGTCGCCATCGGCCTGGTGGTGCGCACCAAGCTGGAGGACTCCCCGGTGATGGACGACATCCACGCCGCCGAGGCCGAGAAGGACACACCGAGCCGGCTGCCCGTCGCCGAGGTGCTGCACAAGGACTGGAAGACGGTCCTGACCGGCGTCTTCGCGCTGGCCACCGCGACCGGCGGCTACTACGTGGTGACCAGCTATCTGCTCTCGTACGGCACCGGCTCGCTGCACCTGTCGGAGTCGATGCTGCTCAACGGCCTCTCGCTGGCCGCGTTCCTGGAACTCGTGGTCACCCCGCTGCTCGCGCTGCTCGGTGACAAGGTGGGCGCGCACAAAGTCGTCGTCGCGGGTCTCGCCGGTGTCGTACTCCTTTCGATCCCGCAGTTCATGGTGCTCGGCGGCGGCAGCGTCGTGCTGATCTATCTGATGATGCTGGCGATGCGCCTGGTGATGTCGGCGCTGTACGGGCCGATGGCCGCGATCCTGGCCGACGGCTTCGCCCCGCACGTGCGCTACACCGGCATCTCGCTCTCCTACCAGGTCTGCAACATGATCTTCGCGGGCTTCGCCCCGGTCGCCGCGGTCTGGCTGTCGTCCCTGGCCGGCGGGGCGTACTGGCCGCCGGCCGCCGCGCTGATGGTGGTCTCCGCCATCGGCATCTGGTGCACGCTGCGGCTGCGGGTCCACTTCGAGCGCCGGGTCGCGGCCGTGGACTCGACCGCGACCCAGGAGAAGGTGCCCGTCTAG